A window of the Gossypium hirsutum isolate 1008001.06 chromosome A03, Gossypium_hirsutum_v2.1, whole genome shotgun sequence genome harbors these coding sequences:
- the LOC107886123 gene encoding homeobox-leucine zipper protein HAT5 — protein MAGGRVYPSNNDSTDGFPNNLSVLLQNQRLHPLFIPESSPSPFLGTRSIVSFEDSLKTSRPKRSIFNMFDEQENGYDEYLDECFHQPEKKRRLTVDQIQFLEKSFEVDNKLEPERKIQLAKDLGLQPRQVAIWFQNRRARWKTKQLEKDYDTLLAKYNSLKADYDDLLKEKDKLKEEVLQLTDKLQTKENEQRNSEFSDVKPLLLQEPSQKPIVVSMAACKQEDIDSDHIPQYYSDEFHSSLLEAADSSYPFEPDQSDLSQDEEDSLHPPASSSNFGFPVEGHPFWSWTY, from the exons ATGGCGGGTGGGAGGGTCTATCCTAGTAATAATGATTCCACTGATGGCTTTCCTAACAATCTCTCTGTTTTGCTTCAAAATCAAAGGCTTCATCCCCTTTTCATTCCAGAATCTTCTCCTTCTCCTTTTCTTG GGACAAGATCGATAGTAAGCTTTGAAGATTCCCTTAAAACAAGCAGGCCCAAAAGATCAATCTTCAATATGTTTGATGAACAAGAGAATGGATATGATGAGTATTTAGATGAGTGTTTTCATCAACCTGAGAAGAAAAGACGGCTAACTGTTGACCAAATCCAGTTTCTAGAGAAGAGTTTCGAGGTCGACAACAAGCTTGAACCTGAAAGGAAAATTCAACTGGCTAAAGACCTTGGGTTACAACCCAGGCAAGTTGCCATATGGTTTCAGAACCGTCGTGCACGGTGGAAAACGAAGCAGCTGGAGAAAGACTATGACACTTTGCTAGCCAAGTATAATAGCCTCAAGGCTGACTATGATGATCTCCTTAAGGAAAAAGATAAACTAAAAGAAGAG GTTCTTCAACTCACAGATAAGTTGCAAACGAAAGAAAATGAGCAAAGGAACTCAGAATTTTCTGATGTGAAGCCATTATTATTACAAGAACCATCACAAAAGCCAATTGTTGTTTCAATGGCAGCCTGTAAACAAGAAGATATTGACTCCGACCATATCCCACAATATTACAGTGATGAGTTTCATTCTTCACTGTTGGAGGCTGCTGATTCATCTTACCCTTTCGAACCAGACCAGTCTGATTTATCACAAGATGAAGAAGATAGCTTACATCCTCCTGCAAGTTCGTCTAATTTTGGTTTCCCTGTTGAAGGTCATCCTTTCTGGTCTTGGACTTATTAA